A window of Streptomyces sp. NBC_01142 genomic DNA:
TTCTTGGTACCACCGATCCGTACGACATCGAGGTCGGCGGGATGGCTGCACCAGTCCGTGGCCCCGACCAGCAGCCCGGGGGCGCTGACCGCCACCGCCTCGGTCAGCGAGGGCACCAGAGAGACGACCCGCATGACTGCCCTACGCCTCCGTCGCCTCGATGTGGTCGGCGACCGCGACGATCAGGATGCGGGTTTCGGGGGCGGTGGCACGCCACCGGTGCCGTACGCCGCCGGAGAGGAAGAGGCTGTCCCCGGGCGCCAGCCGGAAGGCGCGGCCTTCCGCCTCCACCTCGGCGGCGCCGTCGGCGACGTACATCAGCTCGTCGTTGCGGTGCTGGAACTCACGGCCGGCGTCCTGCTCCCCGGTGAACTCCATGGCGTGCAGCTGATGGTGTCCGCGCACCAGCGCGCGTACTCCCGGGTCGGGCGCGAACCCGGAGTCGTCGGCGCGTACGAGGTCGACGGTGCGCGCCGGGTCGGAGGCGGCGAGCAGCTGGACGGCCGTGGTCTCCAGAGCGTCCGCCACCCGCTGGAGCGAGCGCATGCTGGGGCGGGCCCGTTCGTTCTCTACCTGGCTGAGGAAGGGCACCGACAGGCCGCTGCGGGCCGCGACCGCGGCGAGGGTGAGGCCGAGAGCCCGCCGGCGTCTGCGCACAGCCGCGCCCACCCGAAGCGGTTCGGTCTCCTTCGGGTCCTTCGGGTCTGTGCCGTCTTTCTCGTCCATTGGCAGGTCTCCCCTCCCCCGGTCCTCTCTCACCTTACGCAGCATCGGGGGGCCCTTGCTCACGAAGAGCGACAGGCACCGGAGACCGGGCGCCTTCGGCAAGCCGAAGGGGTGGGCCCCGCCAGTGGCGGGGCCCACCCCTTGCGCGCGGGTGTTTCCGGCGGACTACTGCTGTGCCTTCCCGCCCGCCTTGGCTGCCTTGGCGACCGGTGTCCACTTGTCG
This region includes:
- a CDS encoding helix-turn-helix domain-containing protein; amino-acid sequence: MDEKDGTDPKDPKETEPLRVGAAVRRRRRALGLTLAAVAARSGLSVPFLSQVENERARPSMRSLQRVADALETTAVQLLAASDPARTVDLVRADDSGFAPDPGVRALVRGHHQLHAMEFTGEQDAGREFQHRNDELMYVADGAAEVEAEGRAFRLAPGDSLFLSGGVRHRWRATAPETRILIVAVADHIEATEA